A region of the Columba livia isolate bColLiv1 breed racing homer chromosome 15, bColLiv1.pat.W.v2, whole genome shotgun sequence genome:
CCAGTatttcagaaacacagaaaccagAGAAGTACTTAAGTACAAGACTCTGCTTACAGTTAGAAAGACACATCTGTCTTACAAGTTTACTTACGTGGTTATTACTGAAAAACACAGGCGGAGATGTTATTTCCAACCACAATCTAACCGGACTGAAGCACATTTTGCCTTCATTCCACATATCCAGCTCACCCTGGTAACACGAATTCTGTGCAGCCCCTGCTGTCAAGAACACAGGGCTATAGGAATGACCATCTAAACACGTGTTCCTAGAAACAGCAACTAACATATGTACAAACATGTAGCATTCTCAAGAGCACAGACACGTTACTCAGAAAGAATCAAATAAGTGTTTCTCAAATCTGCTGGTATAAAAAGAGACTGTGGCATAGATTAACGTTGTGCTAATTATCAAACATGCAATGATCCCTCCACTTAACTCTGACCCGACTTCTCTCTTTGCTCTACTCCAAGAGTAGCTGGTGGTTTTTTGAAACCACAAATACACAGAATGGTCCAATGCTCTACAccaatagaagaaaaaaaaagaagtacatTTCCAGTTATTTTAGGCAGAAGAAAATGCATCTAGGGGATGACTCTGTGCAAATCCTCCACTTCAAGGCTCCACATGTTCTTATGCACGGGGTTTTCAGAAAGATCTGTCATCTTTATTGCTCGAAGAACAGGTTCAGGACTGCAGGACCGCACCACACCCATCACCATTACATACTTCCCtataaaaaacaagcaagcaggTCATTTAATTAACCTTTATATTTTCATCTTcaattcagaaagcaaaatatttcaaaccaGGTCGTCAAACAGTTGGAATTAAAGCTGCCAATACTTGCAAAAAAACTCAAGAAACTAAGATTGCCTAGAACTGCGTTTCAGAAAAAGGCTTGATTATCCATACAGCCATTTTTACAGTAGATTTTACTAGATTTTCAAACAGCAAGATTCGAAACCAGCACACAATTCATCCTGCCATGCAAGTGGAGGAAGAATAATTCAGAAGACTGAAAATGAAGTGATGCGACTATTTTGTACCACCATTACTGCAGCCCTGcagtccagcccttctccagTTGAATTAACAGTACTGATGAGTTCTTGGACTCAGCTCTTCTCTGCAGCACCCTAGTTTGATAGAATGTTTCCTGTAACCataaagaactgaaaacagGCCCTATCCTTACTGGAACTCACATGGGCAGGCAGCATAAGTCTTCACACTGTCAGCCACAGACACGCTGCTCCTTCTGCGACTGCTACAGCCGCGCAGCTTTGCAGGACGTTCCTCCCGTGAACGACGGGCTATGTGACAGAGCGCCCGCGGCACGGGCCGAGCACGGCCCACAGGCGCGCGTTTGACACAGGCAAGAACCACCCCCGACACTCCGGCACAGGCCCGTGAGGGCCCCCAGCTGCGGAGCAGCACGTTCACTAGCGGACAGGAGGTGcccgcggggccgccgccgTGGCCACGACACAAGCGATCGCGCCTCGGGAGGGGCCGCTGCACCTCCGGCACGGCCACAGGGCTGcgcccccagcccagccagggTGACGCGGGCCTTGGGCGGGAACCTCCTCAGCTACTTCAAAATAAACACGCGGGGGAGCCCCCACCCCTCAGCGCCCGCCCCCCGCCGGCCGGTACCTGCGCTGAGGCAGGGCCGCCCTTTGGGCACGTCCTCCACCCCCAGCACGGTGAAGGCGCCGCTGCCGTCCTGCAGCCGGGCCGAGCCGCCGCGGGCGCCGCCGCGCTCCACCTCCAGCACGGTGCCCTGCATCCACACGGCCCGCAGGCCCAGCGGCGCCCGGCCCGCCTCCGCCCGGCTCAACTGCCACGTCCCGCCGGCGTCCCGCACCGCCCTCCGCAGCTGGGCTGCCAGCACCTTCACCGGCGGCCCCGGGACGTTCCCGGCCATGTCCAACCCGGAGCCGGCTGAGGGGCGGCCGGCGCAGCCGCCGAGGGGAAGGGCGGGAAGCGGCGCGCGGGCCGCTCCGCCCCACCCCACAGGTTGATGGCGCCTGAGCGGCAGCCGCGCGTGGGGCCGCCCCGGCGCCGCCGGCTGAGAGGAGCGCGGAGCTGGGCCGGGGCCAGCGGTCCGGCCCGGCGACAGGCGGCTGCGTTACCGCAGAGCTGGGAGGAGCTGGAGCCCAGCGCCGTTGTGTGGGACCCACCCGCGGAGCAGCACCCGCGCTGTTCCCGCCTCCGATGAACCGCTCACCTCCGGGGGCTGAAGGGCGCGGACACCCCGATCGCCAGAGCCGGACACGCCGCCGCGTACAACCAGCACATCTACTGCCGAGTCTCCTGCGTTAAAGACAAAAATGGCtcacatggaaaaataaagtacttgGCACAGGTGTGCTGGCTTTGATGCAAACACGTTTCTCCCAGGTGGTTCATCTGATCCCAACGACCCCGGTGCGCAGCGGCTCCGGTGGCTGTAATTAGTGAATTATTGAGGAAAGGGCAATTCGGACAGCCCAGGGCCAGCCCTCCCCCTGCCCCTGGTAACTTATGAAGAGCCTCATCAGAGTTTCAGACCCGCTGGGTCTCATTTCACCTGAATTCAATTCAGGATTGATGCCTTTACATGGAAAAACTAGTGTAAAATCTGATTCAATGGTTTGGTTGGAGCAGCAGATGCTTCTTGCTGTGTCCCAACTTCAACCCTGCAGACAGGTTTCTGCTCTTCGCCCCCAGCCCAGGGTTACATCCACCCACATCTCCCAGGCTGCTGGAGCCATCCCAGGTATTTTTCCACAGCATTTCTTCACTACTTAGCAAGAAATTATCACTTAACGTTAACAGTTTAGTTGGTTAAGATCCTCCGATTTCATGAGAAGAtggacatagaatcatagaatcatctcAGGGATGCTTTCGGgatacatttttattgtatatACTTGTGTGGAAATCTGGAGCATAATGCACTGAAAGGCATTATCGTATCTCCTAAGCTGGGGGACTTTGGTTCCAAGGgctttaagaaattatttgctgtctGTTTATATTACAGATGGGCTAATTCGCTTTGCCACAATCTGAAATCCTTGAAATGTTGTGGTTTCCTTTGGTGGGAT
Encoded here:
- the RMI2 gene encoding recQ-mediated genome instability protein 2; amino-acid sequence: MAGNVPGPPVKVLAAQLRRAVRDAGGTWQLSRAEAGRAPLGLRAVWMQGTVLEVERGGARGGSARLQDGSGAFTVLGVEDVPKGRPCLSAGKYVMVMGVVRSCSPEPVLRAIKMTDLSENPVHKNMWSLEVEDLHRVIP